In Oryza sativa Japonica Group chromosome 3, ASM3414082v1, one DNA window encodes the following:
- the LOC4333312 gene encoding probable beta-1,3-galactosyltransferase 2 — protein sequence MSFNKSRGGAAVLGGGDELVLRGTISKKWTLLLCLASFCIGLIFTNRMWTMPEPKEIIRRSALEVNKMNLLSGDCAPKSVMEQKDIIGEVPRTQDAIQALDKTISNLEMELASAKASQEESELNGAPLSESTGKRRYFMVIGINTAFSSRKRRDSLRATWMPQGEKRRKLEEEKGIIIRFVIGHSATSGGILDRAIDAEDRKHGDFMRLDHVEGYLELAAKTKSFFVTALSMWDAEYYIKVDDDVHVNIATLGNILAKHRSKPRAYIGCMKSGPVLAQKGVRYHEPEYWKFGEWGNKYFRHATGQLYAISKDLASYISINQHVLHKYANEDVSLGAWFIGLDVEHVDDRRLCCGTQPDCEWKAQAGNVCAASFDWSCSGICKSADRMKEVHQRCGENDSAIWSAKF from the exons ATGAGCTTCAACAAGAGCAGGGGGGGAGCAGCGGTGCTCGGCGGAGGGGACGAGCTGGTGCTCCGTGGCACCATCTCCAAGAAATGGaccctcctcctctgcctcgcCAGCTTCTGCATCGGCCTCATCTTCACCAACAG GATGTGGACAATGCCAGAACCAAAAGAGATCATCAGGAGATCGGCTCTAGAAGTGAACAAGATGAACCTGTTGTCTGGTGACTGTGCTCCGAAAAGT GTTATGGAGCAAAAAGATATAATTGGAGAGGTCCCAAGAACTCAGGATGCTATACA GGCATTGGACAAAACAATATCAAACTTAGAAATGGAGTTAGCATCAGCAAAGGCGTCACAGGAGGAGTCTGAGCTCAATGGAGCGCCGCTATCAGAATCTACGGGGAAACGGAGATACTTCATGGTCATTGGCATCAACACCGCATTCAGCAGCCGGAAACGAAGAGATTCACTTCGTGCTACGTGGATGCCTCAAG gtgaaaaaagaaggaagcttgaggaagaaaagggaattatCATCCGATTCGTCATTGGTCATAG CGCAACATCTGGTGGCATACTCGATAGAGCTATAGACGCAGAAGATAGGAAACATGGTGACTTCATGAGATTG GATCATGTTGAAGGGTATCTGGAATTGGCTGCAAAGACGAAATCGTTCTTTGTGACAGCCTTGTCCATGTGGGATGCAGAGTACTACATTaaagtggatgatgatgtacaTGTAAATATAG CAACTCTTGGTAACATATTGGCTAAGCATCGGTCGAAGCCTCGAGCTTACATTGGTTGCATGAAATCTGGTCCAGTCCTGGCTCAGAA GGGTGTAAGATACCATGAGCCCGAGTACTGGAAATTCGGCGAATGGGGGAACAAGTACTTCCGTCATGCAACCGGCCAGTTATATGCAATCTCCAAGGATCTAGCTTCTTATATATCAATCAACCA GCATGTTCTCCACAAATATGCTAATGAGGATGTATCATTAGGAGCATGGTTCATAGGTCTAGACGTCGAACACGTCGATGATCGCAGGCTTTGCTGCGGTACACAACCAG ATTGCGAATGGAAGGCGCAGGCAGGCAACGTGTGCGCCGCGTCGTTCGACTGGAGCTGCAGCGGCATCTGCAAATCGGCGGATCGGATGAAGGAGGTCCATCAACGATGTGGGGAGAACGACAGCGCCATCTGGAGTGCAAAGTTCTGA